The Actinomycetota bacterium genome segment GCCGCCTGTCCTGCGGGTCAACGGCGAGCTGACCCCGTCCGATTTCCCGAAGCTCACGCCTCAGGAGCTCGAGCGGCTCGCCCACGAGATCCTCCCGGAGAAGCTCGTGACCGAGCTCGACGCGACCGGGGGCGCCGACTTCGCACACTCGGTCGCCGGCCTCGGTCGGTTCCGCGTCAACGTGTTCCGCCAGCGCGGCACGGTCAGCATGGTCTTCCGTCGCGTGCTCCCGTCGCCTCCGCAGCTCGACGCCCTCCAGGTCCCACCCGTGTTGAAGAGGCTCGCCGAGGAGCCGCGCGGTCTCGTGCTCGTGACGGGCCCGACCGGCTCGGGCAAGACGACGACCTGCGCCGCGATGATCAACCACATCAACTCGGTGAGGGCGTGCAACATCGTCACGCTCGAGGACCCGATCGAGATCCTGCACGCCGACAAGAAGGCCCTCATAAACCAGAGGGAGGTCGGCACCGACACGGAGTCGTTCGCGATGGGGCTCCGTCACGCGATGCGTCAGGATCCCGACGTCATCTTCCTGGGCGAGATGCGCGACCCCGAGACCGTCTGGGCCGCCCTGGCCGCCTCCGAGACGGGTCACTTCGTCCTCTCGACGCTGCACACGGTAGACGCGGCCGAGACGATCAACCGGATCATCGAGTTCTTCCCGGCGCACCAGCAGAAGCAGGTGCGCCACTCCCTGGGCGGGGCGCTGCGCGGGATCGTCTCACAGCGGCTGCTCCCGACGAAGGACGGGACGACGCGGATCCCGGCCATCGAGGTGCTGGTCATGACCGGACGGATCTACGACTGCATCGTGGACCCCGAGGAGACGCGCAACCTCCCGGACATGATCGCCGAGGGCGACTTCTACGGCATGCAGACGTTCGACCAGGCCCTGATGAAGCTGTACACGGAGGACCGGATCTCCCTCGAGGACGCCATGCACGCCGCCTCCAATCCCCACGACTTCCGCGTCGCCCTCCGCAAGGCCGGCATCACCTGAGGCTCCCGCTCGCTGTCGTTCGACGCCCCGTAGGCTGGGTGCATGTCCGCGCCCCTCATGCCTCATCTCGTCGAGCCCGGGACGCTCGCGGCCCGCCTCGGCACCGCGTTCTCCGAGGCCGGTCACGAGCTCTGGCTCGTCGGCGGGGCCGTCCGCGACGACCTGCTCGGACGTCCGGTCGACGAGCTGGATTTGGCCACGGACGCCCGCCCCAGCCAGGTGCTCGACCTCCTGCGACCGAGGGCTCAGGAGGTGTGGCTGCAGGGCATGAGGTTCGGCACGGTGGGGGCCTCGATCGACGGCATGCGGGTCGAGGTGACCACCTACCGTCAGGAGTGGTACACGGAGGACTCCCGCAAGCCGGAGGTCGCATTCGCCCCGGACATCACCTCGGACCTCTCGCGTCGCGACTTCACGGTGAACGCCATCGCCGTCCGGGCTCCCACGGGCGAGGTGCACGACCCGTTCGGCGGGATCCAGGACCTCATGCGGGGCCTCCTACGCACCCCCCGATCGCCCGAGCAGGCCTTCTCCGACGACCCGCTCCGCATGCTGCGGGCCTGCAGGTTCGCTTCGGTGCTGACCGAGGGGCCGCGGTCCTTCTTCGTGTCCGACGAGGTCGTCCAGGCGACGGTGGCGATGGCAGACCGGCTCGCCATCGTCTCCCGCGAACGGGTTCGCGACGAGCTGAGCAAGCTCCTCGTGGGAGCCAAGCCCTCGATCGGACTCGAGATCATGGTGGCCACGGGCCTGCACCAGCACGTGATCGCGGAGCTGGGCGAGCTCGCCATGGAGCAGGACCCGATCCACAGGCACAAGGACGTCCTCCGCCACACGTTCGCCGTGGTGGACAAGGTGCCGCCCGACCTCGTCTGCCGCCTCGGGGCACTGCTCCACGACATCGGGAAGCCGGCCACGCGCGCGTTCGGACCCGACGGCGTCACCTTCCACCACCACGAGGTGGTGGGAGCGCAGATGGCCGAGCGGATCCTGCGTGACCTGCGATACCCGGTTTCCGTGATCGCCGACGTGCGCCAGCTCGTCTACCTGCACCTGCGGTTCCACACCTACGCGATGGGCTGGACGGACTCCGCCGTCCGCCGCTACGTGAGGGACGCCGGCCCGCTCCTCCAGGAGCTGAACGCCCTCGTCCGGGCGGACTGCACGACGCGGAACAAGGTCAAGGCCAGGAAGCTCCAGGCGCGGATGGACGAGCTCGAGGAGAGGATCGCCGACCTGGCCGAGCGCGAGGAGCTGTCCCGGATCCGGCCCGCGCTGGACGGCTACGACGTCATGGCCCTCTTCGACCTGCGTCCGTCCCGTGAGGTCGGCGACGCGCTCGACCACCTCCTCGAACGGCGCCTGCAGGACG includes the following:
- a CDS encoding PilT/PilU family type 4a pilus ATPase, whose translation is MAELSDYLRLLVEKRGSDLHLKVTQPPVLRVNGELTPSDFPKLTPQELERLAHEILPEKLVTELDATGGADFAHSVAGLGRFRVNVFRQRGTVSMVFRRVLPSPPQLDALQVPPVLKRLAEEPRGLVLVTGPTGSGKTTTCAAMINHINSVRACNIVTLEDPIEILHADKKALINQREVGTDTESFAMGLRHAMRQDPDVIFLGEMRDPETVWAALAASETGHFVLSTLHTVDAAETINRIIEFFPAHQQKQVRHSLGGALRGIVSQRLLPTKDGTTRIPAIEVLVMTGRIYDCIVDPEETRNLPDMIAEGDFYGMQTFDQALMKLYTEDRISLEDAMHAASNPHDFRVALRKAGIT
- a CDS encoding CCA tRNA nucleotidyltransferase → MSAPLMPHLVEPGTLAARLGTAFSEAGHELWLVGGAVRDDLLGRPVDELDLATDARPSQVLDLLRPRAQEVWLQGMRFGTVGASIDGMRVEVTTYRQEWYTEDSRKPEVAFAPDITSDLSRRDFTVNAIAVRAPTGEVHDPFGGIQDLMRGLLRTPRSPEQAFSDDPLRMLRACRFASVLTEGPRSFFVSDEVVQATVAMADRLAIVSRERVRDELSKLLVGAKPSIGLEIMVATGLHQHVIAELGELAMEQDPIHRHKDVLRHTFAVVDKVPPDLVCRLGALLHDIGKPATRAFGPDGVTFHHHEVVGAQMAERILRDLRYPVSVIADVRQLVYLHLRFHTYAMGWTDSAVRRYVRDAGPLLQELNALVRADCTTRNKVKARKLQARMDELEERIADLAEREELSRIRPALDGYDVMALFDLRPSREVGDALDHLLERRLQDGPTDRWETYEELERWGRERGLVPARTAEEAAALADQTRPAPEEPQS